Within the Candidatus Tectomicrobia bacterium genome, the region GCGCCGGGGAGAGCAGCGGGGCCCTGGGCACCGTGCTGGAGCGCCTGGCCCACTACCTGGAGCTCCAGCAGAAGCTCCGGAGGAGGCTGACGGGGGCGCTCGCTTATCCCGCCCTGATGACGCTGGTCGGCTTCGCCGCGATGTTCTTCATGATGATCTACGTGGTGCCGAACGTCGTCCAGATCTTCCGGCAGGCGCGCCAGGAGCTCCCTTGGCCCACCCGGATGCTCATCCAGGCGAGCGAGGCGCTGAGCGCGCACTACGCGCTCATCCTGCTCGGCGTCGCCATCTTGGCCGGGGCCGCCGTCGCCTGGAGCTTCACCAAGCAGGGCCGGGAGTTCATCGACCGGGCGAAGCTGCGGATCCCGCTGATTGGCGGCCTGGTGCACAAGCGGGCGGTGGCGCGCTTCGGGCGGACGCTGGGGGTGCTCCTGGCGGCGGGCCTGCCCATCCTGGAGGCCGCCTCCGTCGCCCGGCTCGTGCTGACGAACACGGCCCTGGAGGCCGCGGTGGAGGAGGCCCGGGAGGAGGTCCACAAGGGCAAGCGGCTGGGCTCGACCCTGGAGAGGAGCGGGCTCTTCCCGCCGCTCTTCACCGATATGGTGGGCGTGGGCGAGCAATCGGGCTCCTTGGACAAGATGCTGATTCACGTCTCGGATTATCTGGATCAGGAGTCGGAGGCCACCATCCAAACCCTCATGTCGCTGGTGGAGCCCTTGCTCATCCTGGTGATGGGGGCCGTGGTCGGCTTCATCGTGGTG harbors:
- a CDS encoding type II secretion system F family protein — protein: MPVFVYRALDSKGRAHEDQIVAESLVSAREAIRRKGFYPVEVRDDRAGFWTSPLLALPFRGERLSFAELVGFTRQLATLLNAGIQVVPAFSLLIRQTREEAARRVLTKIREAVNEGASLSGAMGAYPRVFSNLYVSMVRAGESSGALGTVLERLAHYLELQQKLRRRLTGALAYPALMTLVGFAAMFFMMIYVVPNVVQIFRQARQELPWPTRMLIQASEALSAHYALILLGVAILAGAAVAWSFTKQGREFIDRAKLRIPLIGGLVHKRAVARFGRTLGVLLAAGLPILEAASVARLVLTNTALEAAVEEAREEVHKGKRLGSTLERSGLFPPLFTDMVGVGEQSGSLDKMLIHVSDYLDQESEATIQTLMSLVEPLLILVMGAVVGFIVVATLLPLFEISQLIR